GAGCATAATCGTAGATGCATTCCCCTTTTCCCAGAGCCTCAAGATATCTCCCTTTCATTTTTCCAGCCGTTTTAGGTTTGGTATCGTGTCTGTGTTTATAAACGTTATTATCTCCAGCTTGTCAAGCTTCAATTCGAATATAATCCTTAAAAAACCTTCCTTTCTTCGAAAAAAGGCAGCATACCTTCCATTTTTCTGCAATCCAACTCCTTTCGGGCTCTCTCTTAAGAGTGCATGTATCAAGTCTTCTTCCTTAAATATTTTCCTCTGCGAATCGCTTAAATGATCCAGGGCGTGAGGACTTACTTTGATTCTTTCTTTATTGAAAATTCGGGGTTTAAGACGTGGGCTTTAGCCCGAATTTTCAATCCCGAAAACCGCACGATCAAAAACCCCGACATTTAGGTCGGGGATTAGTGCGGTTTTCGTTATACTTAGAGAGTATTTCATTGTATCTGTCAGTTTCAATTACCTCAATTATTTTTGTAGTGTTCATCAGGAGGCATCTCACGAGAAAGCAGTGGTAGGAAGTATTTTAATGTTTTCATGATGGAACTAACGAACAAGCAACCTCTTTAAACATCCCTTCATTCTCAAGCAGCAATGGACAGGAAGAGCGCGGGGGTCTTGGTAGGGGCATTTTGAAAGAGACTTAACTTACTTTTTGACTGTCATCTTCCACTCATCACCAAATAAGAGATGATCTGCTCTCCGTCAGAAGCATTGAAGCCTTTGAGGAAGAAGGATAGAAGGATTAGGAGGAGGATTGGCGGTTTCACGGTCTTTTTGCAATACTCTTAAGAAATGAGATATTTAAATTCTCCCCTCCAAAAACACAAACAGAAACTATTTAAAGAGCGGTACCTTCTTGAAGAACCATGAAATACCGGGTTGTGATTGAGCAGGATGAAGAAGGGATGTTTGTGGCAGAATGCCCGACATTGCCTGGCTGCCTCTCCCAGGGCAAGAGCCGCAGCGAGGCAGTGAAAAACATCCGGGATGCGATGCGCGGATACCTCATAAGCCTAAAAAAGCACAACGAGGCCATCCCTCCCTCAATTGATGAGGAAGTTGTGGAAATCCATGCCTAAGTTGCCAAGGCTTTCTGGAAGAGACATTGTACGGGCCGCGAGAAAGTTGGGATACGAACTGGACCATCAGACAGGAAGCCACATGATCCTGCGGCAGAACAGTGCGCCTTATCGCCGCTTGACCGTCCCCAATCATAAGGAGCTTTCAAAAGGAACATTGCGGGCTATTATCCGGCAGCTTGGTCTGGCCAGAGAGGAATTTCTTGGACTGTTGTGAAATGCTTATGGGAAAAAACTTAAAGGTTTTTACCCGATTGATTATGGTTTTGCGGAGCTGCATCCCCCAACCTTTTTAGACATCCCTTGATTATGGACAGGAAGAGCGCGGGGGTCTTGTTAGAATACCACTGAAGACAAATCTCCATACCCCTTTAGAAAGATTAGATTCCAGTACAGGGCAAATCTGATTAATGGCGCATCCCCATACTTGTCTTTTACTCCATAACGACCGTACTCTCGTATAAGGCTTCTTAAGACGTTTCTCGTATCATCAATAGCGGCTTTAACCCTTCTTCCTGTAACTAAAGATAGTACTGTAGTTGCATACGGCTTTATGAAGACCTTCATATTTTTATCTTTTGAAGGTGTTGATGATCTGGTGGGATCTATCACCACCATAAACTGAGCCTCATAGCCTATATATGCATCTGCCTTGCCTTTTTTAACAGCAATCTCCCCGAGTTCCTGCGCTGAATCACAAGCCACTGCATACGTTATTGTAGAAGCCAAGAGATGGATGTTGCTCTCTTCCAAAATGATATGACCATTATGGCCCGCAATCGAATCCTTATCCCCATGGCCATGCAGAACCATCAGCCTTGGGCTGCCCTTTCGTATCGACTTTTCAAAATTCTCCTTGGTCGCTTTTGGGCCTTCGAGATTAATTATCGTATACTCTTTTCCTATCGCCCCTATTATACTTTCGGAGAAGTAGTGCATGCATGCTGTAGGAGGGTCATATCTGGGGCGCATGAACAAGATCGTTTTAGTCAATTTCTCCCCTGCTTAAGCTCTGTATCATCCTGAACTGCACTTCCACAATCCTTTTGCCAAGTTCTGTCCTGTTTCTTACCTCTTCCAGCATCTCCGCAACCGTAATCGGCTTGCCCATGAGCAATACCTTTGCATTCCTGTTTAGCGTCTCCAGCCGGGCTATAACAAGATCCTCTATCTCCTTGCTGCTATTGTTGCTCATAGTATCTCCAATTGTTTCATCTTTTTTAAAATTTTTTCGCCTAATTTTGTTTTTCCTTCTACTTCATCGTATGCCCTGTTCCATGTGTATGGCCTTCCTTCTATAAGAACAATGATCTGGCTTCTTTCATCATCAGGCAGATTAGAATACGCTTTTTTAAATGCTGGCATTAAGTCCTTCATTTTCTCCTCTTTATCTGCATCACATGCCATGTTTATATATCTTTCTCTGACCCGTCGGCATATGCGGGGTTTATTAAACGCACGATTTTGGACAGCGGATTTGGGTTTTTGCTTGGGAGGGATGTTATGGCTGGAGAATTGGGGGCAGGCACCAATGTTAAGGTTTGCGCCATCAACCTTTTTAGACATCCCTTGATTATGGACAGGAAGAGCACGGGGTCTTGTTAGGAGCATTTATCATTCTGTCAGCACTGGCTATCTTATTGGCGCCTTCATAAATAATGATAATAAACCTCAAAGAATTTACGATGGGTTTGTTTAGCCTTCTCAAGAGCAAACCTCATAAGCACCACATATGTT
The sequence above is drawn from the Candidatus Nanoarchaeia archaeon genome and encodes:
- a CDS encoding type II toxin-antitoxin system HicB family antitoxin; this encodes MKYRVVIEQDEEGMFVAECPTLPGCLSQGKSRSEAVKNIRDAMRGYLISLKKHNEAIPPSIDEEVVEIHA
- a CDS encoding type II toxin-antitoxin system HicA family toxin, giving the protein MPKLPRLSGRDIVRAARKLGYELDHQTGSHMILRQNSAPYRRLTVPNHKELSKGTLRAIIRQLGLAREEFLGLL